A stretch of Aureispira sp. CCB-E DNA encodes these proteins:
- the rfaD gene encoding ADP-glyceromanno-heptose 6-epimerase, with the protein MIVITGAAGFIGSCLLTHLNKKPSKDFVVVDQFDRADKNKNLANAQYLYKIDRQDFLPWFSEHATEIELVLHLGARTDTTEKNVAIFDQLNLNYSKSITKICTQHQIPLIYASSAATYGLGEQGYNDQTHPSALTPLNPYGDSKNDFDNWLLNQEEQPPFWAGLKFFNVYGPNEYHKGRMASVIFHAFNQIQQTNQMKLFRSHRPDFKDGEQSRDFIYIKDLLSIIDFLMHHSVASGLYNVGTGTARTFYDLAKHTFLAMGKTPDISFIDTPQDIRGNYQYFTEADMSKLRSAGYQKDFYSLEEGIQDYVENYLMKGVYYQ; encoded by the coding sequence ATGATTGTAATAACAGGAGCCGCAGGATTCATTGGCAGTTGCTTATTAACGCACTTAAATAAAAAGCCGAGCAAAGACTTCGTCGTTGTGGATCAATTTGATCGAGCTGATAAAAATAAAAACTTAGCCAATGCACAATATTTGTATAAAATTGATCGGCAAGATTTTTTGCCTTGGTTCTCAGAACATGCTACAGAGATAGAATTGGTGTTACACCTAGGGGCACGAACAGATACTACCGAAAAAAATGTGGCTATTTTTGATCAACTGAATCTGAATTATAGTAAGTCTATTACCAAAATCTGCACGCAACATCAAATTCCATTAATTTATGCTTCTAGCGCGGCAACTTATGGTCTAGGAGAACAAGGCTATAACGACCAAACTCACCCAAGTGCCTTGACACCACTCAATCCTTATGGAGATTCAAAAAATGATTTTGACAATTGGTTGCTCAATCAAGAAGAACAACCACCTTTTTGGGCTGGTCTTAAATTTTTTAATGTCTATGGTCCTAATGAATACCACAAAGGGCGTATGGCATCGGTTATTTTTCACGCATTTAACCAAATCCAACAAACCAACCAGATGAAACTCTTCCGCTCACATCGTCCAGATTTTAAAGATGGAGAACAAAGCAGAGACTTTATATATATCAAAGATCTATTGTCTATTATTGACTTTTTGATGCATCATTCTGTTGCCTCTGGTTTATACAATGTGGGCACAGGAACTGCTCGCACCTTTTACGACTTAGCCAAACATACTTTTTTAGCAATGGGCAAAACGCCCGACATTAGCTTTATAGATACACCACAAGATATCCGAGGCAATTATCAATATTTTACAGAAGCAGATATGTCGAAATTGCGCTCTGCTGGTTATCAAAAAGATTTCTATAGTTTAGAAGAAGGCATTCAAGATTATGTTGAAAATTATTTGATGAAAGGTGTATATTATCAATAG